The Lycium ferocissimum isolate CSIRO_LF1 chromosome 10, AGI_CSIRO_Lferr_CH_V1, whole genome shotgun sequence genome window below encodes:
- the LOC132034884 gene encoding non-specific lipid transfer protein GPI-anchored 4-like, whose amino-acid sequence MKMFSILTCILATWAVVAVNAQSPENAPSPSPSLPSPAPTADCLTIMMDMMPCLNFLEAGSDLTMPDASCCSGFKQVLNADPDCICVALAKSASFGIIVNMTQAAALPSDCGVSAPPLSNCNSTTPPSASPDNPPSPVNPPTEQPAASPTSESPATAPTVDDEAPVEAPNAESSDSTINLTASFLTLLVITAASVAFSIIMVA is encoded by the exons ATGAAGATGTTTTCCATTTTGACGTGTATTTTGGCCACATGGGCTGTGGTGGCTGTAAACGCACAGTCACCGGAGAACGCGCCATCGCCATCACCATCTTTACCTTCTCCCGCGCCAACGGCAGATTGCTTAACGATTATGATGGATATGATGCCTTGTTTGAATTTTTTGGAGGCTGGTAGTGATCTCACAATGCCGGATGCTTCTTGCTGTTCAGGGTTTAAACAG GTATTGAATGCGGATCCTGATTGTATATGTGTTGCTTTGGCCAAGAGTGCAAGTTTTGGTATAATTGTTAACATGACTCAAGCTGCCGCTTTGCCTTCTGATTGTGGTGTTTCTGCTCCACCACTCAGCAATTGTAACA GCACCACCCCTCCTAGTGCCTCTCCTG ATAATCCTCCATCACCAGTTAATCCTCCAACTGAACAACCAGCTGCATCTCCAACTTCAGAATCGCCTGCTACAGCACCAACTGTTGATGATGAAGCTCCAGTTGAAGCTCCTAATGCAGAGTCCAGTGACTCCACCATTAATTTAACTGCTTCCTTCTTAACGCTTCTTGTTATAACCGCAGCTTCCGTTGCATTCTCTATTATTATGGTAGCATAA